The Microbacterium schleiferi genome contains the following window.
GTGAAGATTCCTCCGTGCCGCGACGACGACGTGACTGGCTGGACATCATGGCGGTGTTCGTTCTCTCGATCACCGCGGTACTCACCGCGTGGTGCGGGTTCGAAGCCTCCAAGTGGGGAGGCGAGATGTCGATCGCGTTCAGCCAGGCATCCAGCGCTCGCGTGCAAGCGACCAGCGCTGAAGGCGAGGCCCGCGATGCGCGCCAGTTCGACCTCAGCGTGTACGCCGAGTGGGTGCGGGCAACCTACAACGGCGAGCAGGATCTCGCCGAGTACATCCAGGAGCGGTTCACCCCGGAGTTCACCATCGCGTTCGACGCGTGGACTGCAGGGGGCCGCGTCGAAGCCGGTCCGTTCGCCGTGCCAGAGTATGTTCCCCCAGGCACGGTCGAGGCTGCGGAATTGACCGAACGCGCCGATGCCAAGTTCCAGGAGGCGCTGACCAACAACCAGCGCGGCGACAACTACTCGCTCCTCACGGTGCTGTTCGCCCTCGTCCTCTTCCTCACCGCAATGTCCCAGCGCGACCTCGCGCCGTGGGCGCGACGGTTCCTGCTGATCGGAGCGACGGCCCTCGGCGCCGTCGGGGTCGTCATCCTCTCGACCTTCCCGATCCGGATCTGACCGCCGGCGACGATCCGCCCGGGTGCATCTAGCGGATCACGTAGTCGGCCTCGGTTTGGACCCGGACTGAGACGCCGACGAAATCGGGCAGCCCGTCCAGCGCCGTCGCGAGATCCCCCGTGTCGGGGATGTTCCCGTCATCGGTGACGACGTCGATCGTCGCGTTCACGCCCACCCAATGGACCCCGGTGACGGATGCCGACGAATCGGAACTCACCCAGTCCTGCGCCGCGTCCCGAATCGTCAGCCCCCAGGAGGTCAACGCGAAGGACACTGCGGTGTTGAACGCCAGCGGAATGACGACGATGACGGCGGCGATTCCGACGATGACGTAGGCGCGGCGGCGACGTGCCGTCGGCAGCGAGCTCGGTTCGCGGGCGTACCCGGCGAGGGTGAACACGATGCTGCCCGCGATGATCAGTGCCACGACATTGGAGAGGAAGAGCCAGAGGGCGCCCATCGCCTCATCCCACTCGCCCACACCGGCGCACACGCCGACGACCCCCAGCGGCGGGACGAGCGAAATCGCGATCGCGACACCGGGAAGCACCGTGCTCAGGTCGCGCCGCGACATCGCGAAAGCCCCGGCGGTTCCCGTCGCCAGGGCTGCCGCGAGGTCGAGCAACCCCGGCGATGTCCGTCCGGTGATCTGGGAGTTGCTCTGCAACGCGGTCGGATCAGCGACGAAGACGGCGAACATCGCACCGATCGCGATCACGACGACCACGCCGATCACGACCCATAGCAGCGAGGTCACCACGAGTCGCAGTTGGCCGACGACGATCCCGAGCGCGATCCCGAGGATGGGGGTCGCCAACGGCGCAATGATCATCGCCCCGATCACGGTGGCCGTCGAGTCTCCGAGGACGCCCGCCGCGGCGATGATCGCCGAGAGGACGAGCATGATCAGGAACGCGGAACGCTTGCGTCCCACCTCACCCGCGCCGAGGTTCAACGCATCGTGGAGCTCGTCGGGCGTCAGTCGCTGCGACGGGGGGATGAGCGCTTCGGTCAGGCGCGACACGGCACTCAGCGGAAGAAGCTGTTCGCGCGGGACGTGAACAACAGCAGCAGACCGATCAGCGGCAGCACCGCCGAACCGATCGCTGACCACAGCTGTGCCGGCTCCGTGATCATGAGGTAGACCGACCCCGCGATGTTCAAGACGAAGACGATCGCCGTCAGGATGCGCGCGCCGTTGCTCCCGCCGAACAGCCCCAGGCTCACCAGAATCGTGATGAATCCGATGAGCATCGCCACGATTCCCAGGGTGATCTCTCCGCCGATCATCAGGAGAACTCCCGCGATGATCTGCAGCGCACCCGTGATCCAGGCGATGATCGCTACCAGGGTGACTCCGAAAGGTCGTCTACCTGCCATGTTCCCTCCCCAGCGCGACGGCCGCACGGCGCGGCATCCGTCCCGTCGGCATCACTGTAGCGGGCGCGACGCTACGCGAGGAGGGTCTCTCCGATGAAGCCGCCCTCCGCGCATCCCGGGGGCACCGCGAAGACCGCCGAACCGATCGGGATGGTCCACTCGTTGAGCAGGTCCAACTCGTCGAGTCGGCGCTGCATCGGCACGAACTGCTCATCGACGTCAGCTTGGAAGGCGGCGAAAATGAGGCCCGAGTCCGACAGGTCGCCACCCGTCGGAGCATCGTCGTAGTTATACGGACGACGCAGGATGCGCTCCCGCGGATTCTCGCTGCGGGCACGGCGGATGTGAGAGAACTCCGGGATCACCGGGAAACCGAGAGCGTTGCGTGCGTCGAAGTCCGGGTCGTCAGTCTCCTGGGTTCCCGTGAGCGGCGCTCCGTTGTCCA
Protein-coding sequences here:
- a CDS encoding TIGR00341 family protein; this encodes MSRLTEALIPPSQRLTPDELHDALNLGAGEVGRKRSAFLIMLVLSAIIAAAGVLGDSTATVIGAMIIAPLATPILGIALGIVVGQLRLVVTSLLWVVIGVVVVIAIGAMFAVFVADPTALQSNSQITGRTSPGLLDLAAALATGTAGAFAMSRRDLSTVLPGVAIAISLVPPLGVVGVCAGVGEWDEAMGALWLFLSNVVALIIAGSIVFTLAGYAREPSSLPTARRRRAYVIVGIAAVIVVIPLAFNTAVSFALTSWGLTIRDAAQDWVSSDSSASVTGVHWVGVNATIDVVTDDGNIPDTGDLATALDGLPDFVGVSVRVQTEADYVIR